In the Glycine max cultivar Williams 82 chromosome 6, Glycine_max_v4.0, whole genome shotgun sequence genome, GAAAATTGATGAGAATGATGATAGGTTTCAATGTGCTATAAAAGTTGCATTGTGGTGCATACAGGAAGACATGTCAATGAGGCCATCTATGACCAGAGTTGTCCAAATGTTGGAGGGTATTTGTATTGTTCCTAACCCACCAACCAGTTCTTCGTTGGGTTCTCGCCTTTATGCCACTGTGTTCAAATCCTCCAGTGAAGGGGCCACCTCTTCTGGTCCCTCAGACTGTAACAGTGATGCTTATCTCTCCGCGGTTCGCCTTTCAGGGCCTAGATAACAATACCTGtctcttttgtttattttctgtgTGTTGTATTGTTGAGTAAATTAGTTTGTGTAATACAGCAGAGCTACTCTGGATTGTGTGGGCTTTGCATGCTTCCAGCTCTTGTACATTTTGTTCAAGTTCCTCAAATTTTGTAATATAAATAGCTATTCATAATCATCCTGCagcatttctttctcttttattttttatacattattagCAACCTACAAAATCTAATACAGTTGATACTTGATAGGTTTGCTCACCTCAAAAGAGATTCATTTCCAATGATCAGCAGGATAACCTTAttgctaaaaaagaaaaagttgcaCTTTCTTTTTACATTTCATGAGAGttccaaatttttattgatcaaaAGATGCTGTCAGGGTCAGGAATGGTGATATTGATGACTTATCAGTGATAGGCTCAaatggaatattttttttttgactttttaggTTAGAAATTGTACCCTCCTAGATCTTGACATGTTGTTGGCTTTCTATTCAAGCGACTAGCGTCATCAGGAACTGTGTACTCTCCAGAGTTATGTCACGGATTTTTTACTGCAGTGCTCCCTCGTCTAAATACTCAATTTATATTAGTTTGGGGAAATATTTCCAAATTACAcatctttttttgctttacagGGTTCTGTCATCCCAACttataaagaaataattttttatatacatataaaggAAAGTTAGAATGACATAACCTgacatttgaaaatatttttcaaactaGTATAGATTGAATATTTAAATGAGATAAAAGGTGCAGTAAAAATTACCTTATGTCATGGTCGACCTTTTATTCAAACCACTTTGTACACAAGGCATTTGTGGCTCACGGCTAGCCTACTATatccatttaaaaaatcattttgttattctaaTCTTGGAAAATTTGTatctttttagaaaacaaattataataaaatatatttaaatttgtatgCAGATTTGCTGTCTCTCTATctgtataaataaaatcaacagCATGAAAAAAAGTAAGTTGCAAGGGAcgcttaatatttataaaagaaaatgatttgtgaatataaaaatatgataataaaaaactatCCTTGTtcatctaaaaataaaagaatattttttaaaaaaaaaaaaatgtatctatCAAGTATAATGttagtaattttattatgttaaaatgacGAAATTAGTGGAAAGGGggttaaagaaagaaagaaggtgTGTGGCGTCAGGTAGAGATAATGAGATTAGGTGTGAGTGTGAGTGTGCGGTGCTCAATCGGCACCGCTTCAGGCAACACCCAAACCGATTATCCCGCCAAATTCCAACGGTCATCTTTCTCAACTGCCAACTTCCTCCCCGACAACGCTTCTTCAGGTAAGGGAGGCAACCTTCAACCTCGGATGGAGCTGCTGTTATTGTGCTTATACTTTAACTACACGGTAACCGTTTTTCGTAGATTTAGCAGTTTCAATTTCGAGTAGTAGCAGCAGGAGAGGGCTAATACGCATAGCCACGTTGCCATGTCTTCTTCCCCTCATAGGTTGCCTCCCAGCCAACGCCATGCAGTAAGtatgtatataattaaaatttaattttggaccATACATATTACATATTCATTCATGTCTTGAATAGTGAATACATGGTGGTGATTGAAGGCCAGGTTCAAAGGAATATCTTCTCATTAAAGAAGAGGTGAGGAAGGTCTTGTCCAAGGGAAAGGCTGCTGGCGTGCTTCGATTGGTATTCCATGATGCCGGAACCTTTGACATCGATGACAGTACAGGTAGTATTCTTATCTCATCTGAGGGACTCAAGGTTGCTGTTATTTTTCATACAGTCCTTCTACTCTCTTTTATGACCAGAGTAAAACATTTGTCTGAAAAATGAATAGCCATGTTTTCTCAGTGTCAAACAAACAGAAATAATCCTCGTTATGACTTTAAAAGTAGTTATTATACATAGCAGTTTGTAATTGGATTGGATGACAGTATAATAACCTTTACACGATCAGTGcatatattatgtttttccCGTTAAATATGTAGCTAGTCCACATTTGGGGTGCCAATGCCATTTGTTTTGACTTTTTTACCTGATATAATTAAGCTTGCATCCTCTACTTGATATGCTTCCTTAATCATCCAATTTGGCATCAAGAGCCTAACTCTAAAACTAAGTAGAATTCCAAGCTGAATTCGATTTTGAGTCTTACAGGAAAAAATGCCAATCATTGCTATCATGGAGACAAACCATGCTAGTAACGTAGTGATGGCTTTTTCAGATATGTCTCATTGCTGGTccttttcaaacaaaattatccTGTGACTTTTCTCCTATGTAATGAATAATCAAATGGAAAATTTCccatctttctcttttctataACTCCATTTTAGTAGTAGTTCTAGCCTTTGCTCATCGATTGAATTTGTTTAGGTAATTTTTCACAAGGCGTGAGCCAATTATAGAGGAAGCTGTGCGGTATCTTATTATGTTTTCTTGGTAATAGTGTcatcatcaaattcaaaatgtacatatattttttgcaCTTTTCATGTTGCAGGTGGTATGAATGGTTCTATAGTCTATGAACTTGAAAGACCTGAAAATGCTGGCCTGAAAAAATCAGTAAAGGCATGCTCTGTCTCACTTTTTTCTCATTCCCCTTCTACCACTTCTATTTCTATTACTATTTGGAGAATTCCACATGATAGTGAGGTAGTGATGGCTTTAAGACAAATATCTTTTCTTACATTTTAACTGCCACCTAATATCTCAGTGGACGTATCACATATTTTTTAGGTTCTGCAAAAAGCAAAGACTCAGATAGATGCTATCCAACCAGGTCCTTCTTCTATCTGGTAACTGCTGCTAATAGTAAGTGATAATTTGGTCTGGATCAACAAATTTTCGTTTATCTTTATTAGTATCTTGGGCGGACATGATTGCTGTGGCTGGAGCTGAAGCAGTTGAAGTATGTGGAGGTCCACCTATTCAAGTTTCACTGGGCAGATTAGATACACTGTAAGATGCTTGGTTTCTAGTTGACTTGTTTTCAAGTTAGTACTTATGAAGTATGATGTGACAAGCAACTGGTCTTTTCTTAACAGGATGACAAACAAACAGTTATATGTTAGTTTTGGTGCATTAGGTGCtctgaaaatgttttttaaccAATTATTGAATTATGTTCAATCTGTTTGTTTAATGAATGATCAACCATTTTGCTGGGAATAAAAATTTCCTCCATGGGAATTTAACTCATTGGTTTTCATATAACAATGAAGTCTGGTTAGTCTTCagtcaaataatattttcattcattttaatgATAGGGTGCCTGATCCAGAAGGGAGACTTCCTGAGGAATCTCTCAATGCTTCTGGTTTGAAGAAATGTTTCCAGAGCAAAGGCTTTTCGTGAGTATGAGGAAAAACTCCTAATTTACCTTGTATTTGTGTTCTATAAAGTATCATTTATTTGTATCTATTTTAGACTAGTGCAGCTATACATCATCTAAAAACTGTCTGATTGTCCATAACATGAGAATCTTAAGATTACAAAGGCAGACTGAATCTTATACTACCTCCGatcctatatataagaaacaattacCTAATTCATAAACACCAATAAAAGTAGTTAGATTAGTTAATttgtcataaaattttattttatttcaagacTACCCATAATATTAGATGATTTAAgaggtgaatattttttaaaaaataatttttcaactaatGAGTGTCTCTTATTTTGATGATACCTCAATAAATGCACCCACTTTGATGGAAAAATGATTATAATCATTAATAGACCTCACAATAATTAGGGGTCAAAAGCAAATTTAGCAATAAAGTAATcttatgtttcttataattaagacCAAGAAAATGTTacattttgtttcatatatAGAGGATTAGAGGTAGTATCTTATAAAGTCCTAATTCTAAACCAGACTAACAAGGCAAGAAAATAGTGATTTTCTGTCCCAAAAATTACTTATCATATGTTTATTAGTcattgtataaattttataaaatattttacttgaattaGTTTTGCTTATGCATCCTTATCATTTGGAGCTTTTCTttcatagaacacaagaacttGTGGCTTTGTCTGGAGCCCACACTATTGGAAGTAAAGGTTTTGGAAGCCCAATTTCTTTTGACAATTCATATTATAAGGTTCTTTTGGAGAAGCCGTGGACGTCTTCAGGTAATTTAACAGCTTATCTCATTTAAacattgtttttatattttttttgtatacttGCTACAAGTCGTTGTTTTCTGAAGACAATAAGGAAATGCAAGAGTTGAATGGATGTTACTATGTTAGGCTTAGCCATTGGATTATCACATAatttttgtccagtcttctctGGATATGTTCCAATCAACAGCTCTACTTTGCGGTTGCATGCTCATTTTTCTGGATAGACCCAACATATTTAttggtttgtttttgtaaaaaaaaaaaaattatttgtataattCTCATCTGCTGGTTGTCTTTTATGCAGGTGGTATGCCGAGTATGATTGGGCTTCCTTCAGATCACGCTCTTGTTGAGGATGATGAATGCTTAAGGTTCTTTATCTTTGACAACCTCTTATGCTACTCTTAATATGAATTTGTCccccactttttttcttttctggctAAGCACTAAAATTTTAGTGCTGAAGTGGTAAATCCTTTAAAGAATGTTAGGTTATCTAAACaggtaaaacaattaaaatgagaAGCATAtccttttcttgtttttcaGGATTCTATAAAATAACAGGTAACGCAAATAATCCATCAATTGGAAGCAAATAATCTCTATCAATTGGTAGTGAATAAGTTATGTTAGTTATATTTGTCTGACAGTCTGACACCATAATTCGTGATTCATCGTGTCTTGCCCTAGTACACCATATCCTTGTCTCTGGAGTACTAGTTTACACACAAAACTAAACATTGAATTTTCCTTTTCTAGACCTCTAGTTGAAATCTGAAACATCAATTTTCAAACAGTTAGGTGATGATCCCGAGCCTAACGCATGTTCTTGTTCAAATTCTTGTATTATAGTTGTTTGTTGGCCTCAGGACTCATTTCTGATTCTTTTTTGTCCATGTAAGCAAACAATGACGTGCTGAAAAGAAAATTGTCTTTTTAAGTAAGCTAGAGTCGGTATTGTCTATCAAAAACTCCCATCAATCATGTATTTAGGAGGGggaaattttaactaaaatttttaGCTGGACCATTTTATTATATCTTAATGATGACTAGACATTCACTTGCATGTTACATATCCCGGTGCACCGCATGTGTATGTTTCTGCTGATTATATGTTCCTTAGTGTGCATAACTAAGAGAGCTCCATTGATTGAACAGATGGATTAAAAAATACGCAGACAGTGAGAATCTATTCTTTGAAGATTTCAAAAATGCGTATGTCAAGCTGGTGAATTCTGGTGTGAGGCGGAATAGCTTATAAATTCAGGAGTTGAATGTTCCAACTTCCACTGAAGGGGCAACTTGCATTTTTATTGACTTTCTAACAGTGTTTATGCACAGTTGCCATGAAGTTTTGGGTGctttattattgatttgaaCATCAAGATCTACTACCCCCTAAAAATCAACCAACGAAGTATGTGCATGCAGGGCCAATAAATTTCATGGAAAAGTCGTTTAAGGGGTGTATtggattaagattttaaaagactattttagcataatttttttttttgaattttaaagattatgtaaaattattatgatttattatatttctttacaagatttttatgatagtttgaattttaatggatttttatcataaaaatttaaaggatttgaaatgattttataggtttataagatttgaaagaattctgtaaatttttaaaaatacattctaaattataagaattagtgaaaaaataataataaatattaagtttggataagaaaagtaaaatcaatatatttttttaatcttttaatagttATATTGATTCTAGTTTTATGTTCTTCTATATTAACTTTTATTGTAATAGTATTTTTTCATTCTCACTTTTGGATTtgaacaatatatttaaaattatatgttaattttctaatttttttaattactacaaTCATTTCACGATAAAtctaattatatgtataaaaaaggTGCAATAATAAGCTTATACTATAACGGAGTAGTGAGGGTGAAAATTGATAAAAGGGTTACTAAATTATGTGGATAATGAAATTAAGGGTGATAATTACGAAATATTACGTGTGATAGATATAATCAAACTAAAGAAAGCATGATTAGTCTTAGTACATAAGacacatttttaatttagaaaacaaaggaaaaaatgcataggagagaaatatatttgaatttttttatattccaaaagaatagaagaaatATATGTGACACACACATCTTAAAGAATATTAAAGAGATAAAAGGGTATATgtgatgagagaaaaaaaatgataaccaatagaaaaagaaaaaaaaaagtttagtaaAATTTTAAGGTGGTGAAATTATTTAACAGATGTTTTATACTAAAAAGTCCCGATAAAATCTAtcaaaatttttcttaaaaaaataattcaattttttaatattaaaatactttttacaagttataacaaattctaattaaatagcattgaattttgttgtctttcttttttaattaaataccacaaaatttatttatattatttaaaaattttgattgaatatcataaaaaaaattataaaaaaaactattttaaaatcctttaaaatcataattcaatAATACAACCcctaaatttgaaatatgaagGCTTGACACATGGAACAATTTTCGTATGAGCACagttcttttaagttttaaacacAACCAAAcgctttttaatattatttattttataaagaattCCTTTCATGACTCATGGTCCATGTCCAATtacaagaaaattatttattagggattatcactctattttattttattttttactgaagtcacttaaaaaatatataatgttaaTTATGAATAAGTTTCTGTTAATTAAGTAAAGatatataattagaaaaatgtcAAGTATTTTGAGACCTAGTCCTTGAACCACTAATCCCTTTaccaatttttacattttaaattaagatCACGTGCTTAATGGAACTTTAAGATACGTCCAGTTACGAAATTAATAAAAAGcatttgatgatattttggacttaattataaaattttaaaaataaaggacctttggtaaaaaaataatgattaaaatattttttgtccttataaaattatcaaaatttatttttagtttgttaatttttttttgtctgttttttattctcaaaaaaattaaaatatgtgtttTTGATAAGAGTTTAGGTTCGGATTGATCGCAATTTATGTGTTTGATGcttatccaataaaaaattgGACATGTGTAGCGTAAattgtttttcctttctcttaCTCTGACCCCAGCTGGTCCCCAACCATGTCTTTTTGTAATGTGATAATTAGCTTATTTTATTGTTGACAAGGTAAGTTATGCATTTTCGTCAATAATATTTCTTTCTTGGTGTGTATCTTAGGATCTTTAATGATTGAGTGTCAACTTAGTTGGGATCTCCTGCATTATGTGAAGTCATACACCAagatccattaaaaaaaaaaacaaacaaaatgagatattctaaaatatttttaaaaaataaaaaacaatgatttaaaccgttaataattattttaattttaaactttccGTTTTCTCtccattaaaaatttaattcctCTTTCAAATTTGGGCACCGCTCAATTGCTCAAAGTTTCAAATCCGTGAAGGACTTATTGGTTTTGCTATTTGAGATTGTTCTTCTCACTTCTGGGTATAACCTTGACAACCTCAATAGCTTTTGGAAACAGGATCCATAGGATGTTGAAGCTTGGATTGAGCATCGATCAGGATGGAAGAGGTTGACTAAACTTGATGTGTTGCTTTCTTTATTAGTAGAGCTTTTATTGACAATGCGGAGAATTTGGAGCGTTGCACTAAATATCTTGGTCAATCACTAATCACGTTCGAATTTCCAACTTTGCTCGATCCCTTTGCAAATGACCCTATGAGAATTGAATTTAACTTTgttgttttggaaaatgttgttGGTGAAGAGTGAAGCGTGAATTGTaatgctttttttctttcccaAAAGCGTGAATACATGAATTGTaaattctcttaattttttgaaCCAAAATCAAAGAATGTATTCGGATTTGCTTGTAAAGATATGCACTTTAAAAGCCCTCGACCAATTTTAAGAATTGTTGCTTCAGttgtgtaaaataaaattgaaaaaagttaGGGTTCATAAAAGCATCTTCATGAACTTcctttgcacttttttttttgtttctttctttcttgtattTATGTTTGGGTTTTGTTTAAATGGAAATATTTGGTTGTTCTGGGTTGTGGGTGGTTGTAATGTTGTTTTGGGTTCTGGATTCTAGGtggttaaaataatttcttgtttttttttttttttttactttgaaaataTCATAGTGATGGTTAAAAAAGTTGTCATTATGtgttaattataatattcaaggtattttaaaaaatgtatttgtgataaattttagtcgctaatatttttatattatcagcTTATCAGATTTATATTGACTCATTTTGGATCGttctttaaaacataaaaaactaaaataattttttttaaaaaatataagactaATGTGAAAAGAATACCAAAAACATCGTTtagcctaaaaaaaattaaggacctACATATTAAGAAATTTAAGATAATTCAAGAATGGACATGAATTTCTCCCCCGATTTTGTATCAGAGGCTTTAGCAAATGATGTTAACCTCCTTGTTTAGCTCGTTGCGGTTTTTCTGTTTTcactttaccaaaaaaaaaaaaa is a window encoding:
- the LOC100792735 gene encoding putative L-ascorbate peroxidase 6 isoform X1, translating into MRLGVSVSVRCSIGTASGNTQTDYPAKFQRSSFSTANFLPDNASSDLAVSISSSSSRRGLIRIATLPCLLPLIGCLPANAMQPGSKEYLLIKEEVRKVLSKGKAAGVLRLVFHDAGTFDIDDSTGGMNGSIVYELERPENAGLKKSVKACSVSLFSHSPSTTSISITIWRIPHDSEVLQKAKTQIDAIQPVSWADMIAVAGAEAVEVCGGPPIQVSLGRLDTLVPDPEGRLPEESLNASGLKKCFQSKGFSTQELVALSGAHTIGSKGFGSPISFDNSYYKVLLEKPWTSSGGMPSMIGLPSDHALVEDDECLRWIKKYADSENLFFEDFKNAYVKLVNSGVRRNSL
- the LOC100792735 gene encoding putative L-ascorbate peroxidase 6 isoform X2: MRLGVSVSVRCSIGTASGNTQTDYPAKFQRSSFSTANFLPDNASSDLAVSISSSSSRRGLIRIATLPCLLPLIGCLPANAMQPGSKEYLLIKEEVRKVLSKGKAAGVLRLVFHDAGTFDIDDSTGGMNGSIVYELERPENAGLKKSVKVLQKAKTQIDAIQPVSWADMIAVAGAEAVEVCGGPPIQVSLGRLDTLVPDPEGRLPEESLNASGLKKCFQSKGFSTQELVALSGAHTIGSKGFGSPISFDNSYYKVLLEKPWTSSGGMPSMIGLPSDHALVEDDECLRWIKKYADSENLFFEDFKNAYVKLVNSGVRRNSL